One Eptesicus fuscus isolate TK198812 chromosome 13, DD_ASM_mEF_20220401, whole genome shotgun sequence genomic window, GCTCCAGAGCGCGCAGGTCGTCGGGGCCCAGGCCGGCCAGCGCATTGAGGCGCGCGTCCAGCTGCTCGAGGCGCGGCCGGAGCAGCGCGGCGGGCGGCAGGCGGCTCAGCGCGTTGCCCGCCAGGCCCAGGAGGCGCAGCTCGTCCAGCGGGGCGAGCGCGGCGTTTAGCGCGGCCAGCAGCGCGGGGCCGCCCCGCACCAGCGCGTGGTTGAGCTGCAGCGAGCTTAGCGCCCGCAGTCCGCGGAAAGCGCCGGCGCCCAGGGCGCGCAGCGGGTTGTGGCTCAGGTCGAGCGCCGCCAGGCTGGGCAGCCCGTCGAAGGCGCCGTCCTCCACCACCTCGATGTTGTTGTGCGTGAGGCGCAGCGCGGTCAGGAACGGTAGGCGcacgccgcccgccgccccctcctccccatccgcGTCCTCGCCGGCGAAGGCGGCCGCGCGCAGCACCGTCAGGTTGGCGCCCACGATGGTGAGGTTGCGCGCGTCGGGCGGCACGTCCCGAGGTGGCTGCCGGAGCTCTGCGCCCGACGCGCAGCGCAACAGCAGCTTGGGGCTGCCGAAGCAGTAGCACTGGAAGGGGCAGGGCGCGGCGGGCTGGCTTAGCGCCGCCGCCACGAGCAGCAGCCCGGGGAGCAGCGGCCCCCTTGGCTCCCGCTGTCCCGAGCGCGGGGCCATCGCGGCTGCCCCCGCATCCAGCGCCTGGGCCACCGTGCTCACCAGTGAGTTCTGAGCGCTTTGGGGGCGGGTAGGGGGGCGGGTGGGGCAAGTCCTTGACCTGGAGAGGCTGGCAGTCGCGGTTGTTCCGTCCGTTGGCTCTAAAATCCGAGGAACCTTCTCACTTTCCGGGCTGGGGCGAGAGGGGTCAGGCGGGGAgcggtgccccccaccccccggtgccCTACTCGCCCTGCGCGCTGGCCTCCGGCTTCCGCGGCCGTTCCGGCTCGGAGCCGAGTGGGCAGGGtttgcctcccccctccccgcctcccgtcctcctcctccgcccccagCGGAGTCTCAGCGCCCTGCTCGCCGAGAGGCGGGGTGGGAGGCTCCCTCCCGAGAATCTGGGCTTTTGACTGCTGTGCTTTCTCGTCCCCCCCTCTCGGGTTCCGGATCTGCTGAGAAGTTTGGCTCTCCCAGGTCTCACTTGCAGCCTCCTCGTCTACCTCACTTCCCATGTTTAAGCTGgatccttcctcttccctctccagcACGTGCGGGGCCGGGCTGGACCTaggagagcaggcaggtgggTCAGACCAGGGAGCAAGAATTGGGTGGCAGGACTTCAGCATCCTCCCTAGCAGCGCAGGAAGGAATGAGGGATGCGCTGAGAAAGTTACTCTTCCTAATCTAGGAGAAGGCTGTGCCCCCAAAGACTGGAAAATCCCCAGCCCCCGGCTCCCTCCGCTGGGACCCTGGTTACATTAGGCCTGGCTGGGTCACCACCACTGAAAGTCCCTGGGACTAGCGTTTTCTGGACCCCATCACATCCCGCCTCTGAAAGTCAGCGACACCCCCTtagctcctccccggcccccaacTCACTGGCTGCTGTGCCTGGAGTTCTTTCATCTGGTTTCCTCCACCAGGCTGGACTCCTCGGCAAAGCACTGTCCCGGGCTTTGGGATCAGTGGGTGTGGTGATTCCGCTCtttgctgtcccctccctgctggagCATCCAGGCAGGCACCCACTAAACTGTTCCACTGGGTGTCAGGACCCTGGGGTTGTTGGACACTGTGAACTGCCTCCTGGATACACCTTCTGTGAATGATGAATGTGTGGGAGGTTTGAGGCTCCAGCGGTTGGGAGAACAGGAGCAGATTTTGCAGcatggaatgggggagggggtgtttcaGAGCGGGCCCGGGTGGAGCTGTTGATGGGTTTGTTTTGTTctgggaatttttaaattttatttttttggtagaaCTGAGACGCTCCAGACCTGATTTAAAGAAACAGGCTTGTGAGAAGGGAGCACTCCTGGCCTTGGCATGAATTATTTAGGCTGGAGAGGCTGACACTTGATCCTGCAGGCCATTCTGGTATCAGCAGAGCTGGTTGGGATAGAGGCTTCCCCCACCGAAGAATCAGGCAGTCTCTTTCTCCTGAATTAGGGAGGTGGTTGGGTTGACTCCTTCCCTGAGGTTATATTTAACAGATCAATACCACTCAAGGAAAAGAGGCGGACCCTGCGGTGGCTTGAGTCTCCGGCAAGGACCACTGTTAAGGACCAGGGCTGTTGATgcaggggggagtgggggagctggctcttccctcccccttccctctcccaggtATTGGCATATGAGAACAATAACTTACACATGCAGGATTGGACATGTCTGTACATATGTACATGTGAGGTTGTCCACATGTGAGTACACACAGGCTCATGCTCACTTGAGTGTGCATAAGAAGGTTTGTATAAAAGTGTACAGGGTTCCAGGCCAGCTCAGATGTGCCTCATGCAAGTACATGAGGGCTCATTCATACATGTGCACATATGAACATAGACTTGAGTGCATCCTGGTATATGTCCATGTATACAAAAGCACATTCATACTTGAACATTCATGCTTCAGGGCCCTTGCAGGTTCCTGGGTGTGTTTGGGGAGGGGCAAGCTTACAGACCCATGCTTGCAAGCACGTGCATCCAGAGGTTGGCCAACACACTCTCAGCCCCGTCCTGCCCTCCACCATGCCCTTGGTCTGTGGAGGTAGCCAGCTGTGGTGTCTTTTCTCATATAAGCACAAGTGCTCAGATAGCTGCCCTGGGGCGGGACCCTGAGCTCTTGTACTCTCCCCAGTCCTGGCTCAAGTCAGCTCCAAGCTCCAGCTCTGTCATCTCCCCCAGCGGGAGGCACTGGCTTTTCTTCACTATCGTGTTTCTACTACAGGGACTAGCACAAGACCGTAGTGTACAGTAAATGTTTGTagatgactgactgactgactgaatgaatgaatgaatgaaatagtcTTCTGCCCGTCCTGCTGCTTAGAGCCCCTTTTGCTTCCAGCCTCTAAGCAACTGCCAAGGTAAGAGCCCCTTCCCCAGATCCCCACGGTGATTGGTTCCTGGTTGGCTGAtgttctcccccatcccccccacccccatgaaaGGGCCACAGGGCAGTAGGCAGCCTTGATTGGGGGGTGCTAAACACCTCAACTGGGGAAAGAAGACCCGAAGAGAACCAAGAACCATTAGGTACCAGAGCACAAGGCCATGATTGTGTTttataaatggggaaactgaggtcagagGGCCAGGGACTTGTCCCAAGGCTAGTGGTTGTCAGGGCTTTGCCTGGAAACCTGGCCCCAGGTCCTTGCCCAGGGCTTTGTCCAAGGTACTGGCTGCATCTGAGAGGGTCCAGTGCCACAGGGAACTCTCCTGACCCGGGGGAGCTGAGGCCAGGAACagatgctgggggcggggggcggggtggaggggtcTGGTGTGACCTTGGAACACTCTCTACCTCTGGGCTGTCAGCTTCTACTTCTGGAAAGTAGGTGGGCTTCTGAATTCCTAGCCTTTCTAGTCCTCTCAAAGCTATTGTGATAAAGTGAACGGAAAGTGCTTTGAAACAAAAGCCATATCACCTAGGGTGTGGGGGCCTAGCACCCACTCTGCCACGCTTTCACCCTATGGCTCTAGACGCGGCATTGCCCCTTTCTGAGACTAATTAGCTGCCATGTCATTTGCCTTGTTCCATTTTTCTCCCTTCCCAAC contains:
- the TPBGL gene encoding trophoblast glycoprotein-like gives rise to the protein MAPRSGQREPRGPLLPGLLLVAAALSQPAAPCPFQCYCFGSPKLLLRCASGAELRQPPRDVPPDARNLTIVGANLTVLRAAAFAGEDADGEEGAAGGVRLPFLTALRLTHNNIEVVEDGAFDGLPSLAALDLSHNPLRALGAGAFRGLRALSSLQLNHALVRGGPALLAALNAALAPLDELRLLGLAGNALSRLPPAALLRPRLEQLDARLNALAGLGPDDLRALERDGGLPAPRLLLADNPLRCGCAARPLLAWLRNATERVPDARRLRCASPRQLQDRPFLDLDEARLRCADRDAEDVELTGPELEASYVFFGLVLALIGLIFLMVLYLNRRGIQRWMRNLREACRDQMEGYHYRYEQDADPRRVPAPAAPAGSRATSPSSGL